CCAGAGCAGCGTCTCAATCGATTCTGCCGCCGCACTCGCGACGCTCACGCTGGTCTTTTCCCCGGGGCGCGTCGTGTCGATCGGTCGGGTACAGATCGACGTACAGCCGCTGCGCGACGGCAGCCCGCGCATCGATTCGGCCGATGTCGCACGACTGGTGTCGATTCGTTCGGGCGATCGCTATCGGGCCAGCGCCATCCTCGACGCGCAGCGCGATCTCTATCGCTCGGAGGCGTTCCGACTGGTCCTGATCGATACGCTCACTCCGCTCGCCGCCGGCCGTGATAGCGTACTCGATCTGCGCGTCGCCGTGGCCGAGGCCAGGACCCGCGCCGCCCGCGTCGGACTCGGTTGGGCCACGCAGGACTGCATCCGTATGCAAGGACGCATCACCGATCGCGGCTTCCTCGGCGTCGGTCGACGGGTGGAACTCTCCGCGCGCGCCTCCAAGATCGGTGTGGGGGCGCCGGCGGATTTCGCGCCGGCACTCTGTTCCGGCGCGTTGCGCATCGATCCGTTCAGTGAGAAGCTGAACTACTACGTCGGCTCCACGCTGTCGAACACGCGCCTCTTCGGCTGGCCCGTCCAGCCCCTGCTCACCGTGTACAGTGAGCGGCGCGGTGAGCCGTTCGCGTATCTGCGTGAAACGAGCGTCGGTGCGCTGGTCGAACTCTCGCGTCAGTTCACCACGCGCACGGCCGGCACCGCCGGCTTTCAGTACGAGAACGGCAAGACGATCACCGACCCCGCCGTCTCCTGCGCGCGCTTCGGACAGTGCCGCCCGGAAGATTTTGCGCTGTCGCTCTTCGGGCGCAGCGTGGGGATCGTCAGCACGAGCGCCTCACACGATCGGACCAACGACCCGGTCAATCCCTCGCGCGGTTGGCGCGTGCGCGGCGATGTACGCGCTGGTCAAACCTACTCGCAACTCGTCAAAGCGCTCACCTTCTATCGCGGCACGGGTGAAGCCTCCACGTACTTCCGCTTCGCCGGCGGCGTGATCGGGACGCGGATCCAGATGTCGCGCGCCTTCGCGCCTGGCGCCGAGTTGGTCGATGGGTCACCGCTCATCCCGCAGCAGGAGCGCATCTTCGCGGGCGGACAGAATTCGGTGCGCGGCTACCAGCAGAATCTGCTCGGTCCACTGGTGTACGTGGTCTCGGGAGCGAACGTGATCGACACCGTGGGCGCGAATGGCGAGCGGGTGGTCGTCGTGAAAGACGGCGCCCGCTATGATCGCGCCGTGCCCCGCGGCGGTACGGCGATGGTCGTCGCCAATCTCGAGTGGCGTCGCGGCTTCCGCTTCATTGCCGAACAGCTGCAGTTCGCGGCCTTCGTCGATGCCGGCAATGTCTGGGAGACGCAGTCCGAGGGTTTCCGGTGGGGCAACCTGCGCGCCACGCCCGGTCTCGGTCTTCGCATCGTGACGCCGCTGGGCCCCTTCCGCGTAGACGTCGGCTATCAGCCGTACGAGCCACGCGCGGGGCGCGCGTTGTTCTTCACGTCGGGCGATAACAAGGGAACGACGGGCGAGATCCTCTGTGCGAGCCCGCGTGATATCAGCGATTCCCGCGCGATTGACATTTTCGACTGTCCGAGTACGTATCGTCCGCCCACTGGCCGCGGCGTGCTGTCGCGCCTGACGTTCCACTTCGGCCTCGGACAGGCGTTCTGATGGCGGCGTCTGACTTCAACGACGCGACCGAGAAGGCGCCGTCCATGTCGTCGCGCCAGCGGCGCTTCTGGTGGGCGGCCGGCATGCTGCTCGGCACGATCGGCGGATTGGGGATCACCTACTTCGTCGCGGTGAATACCGAAAGCGGCCGTCGGTGGCTGCTCAGCACGATGATCTCGAGCGTCAATGGACTGTTCGGCGGACGCGGAACGCTGCGCGTGGGCATCCTGCGATCGATCAGCCCCACGCATATCGTCGCCGACAACGTGTCTCTGGTCGATACCGCCGGTGTGCCCGTGGTAACCGCGCAGCATCTGGAAGGCACGATCGCGGTCACCGACCTGCTCGACAAGGCGATTCACATTCAGAGCTTGGCAGTGCGCGGCCTCCGTCTCGATCTCAAGCGCGACGAGAAGGGGCCGTGGAATATTGCGTACATCATTTCGGGTGACACCGTCAAGAAGACGCCGCGCGCCACCCCCGGCTTCGGCGACGACATCCGCGTGGACTCCTTGATCGTCGATGGCGGGCGCATCGCCACGATTTCACCGTGGGCACCGCATCCGGTCTTCACGGGCGCGGCGCGCGACAGCGTCATCGCCGTCAAAGACAGCCTGCACGATATCGTGCGCACGGCCAAGGGGACGTACTTCGAGCGTCGGCTCGTGGTGCTCGAACGGGTGCGCGCGCGCGATGCGATCATCGTCGATGTGGAGAAGCGACCAGCGTCG
This region of Gemmatimonas groenlandica genomic DNA includes:
- a CDS encoding BamA/OMP85 family outer membrane protein, whose amino-acid sequence is MTRCDATQRVRSVKFAGSPRFDAITLAASIVTHEPGLKTRWFRIGDAPCLDSLELRRDALRLAVMHRQVGWFQASVIPTIDRRPDGVRLLFAINPGPEAVLDTVLIQGLPEPDAGRRGFDTPLRALENKRFDRTRVDTTIDRVLARLQDAGYARAARPQSSVSIDSAAALATLTLVFSPGRVVSIGRVQIDVQPLRDGSPRIDSADVARLVSIRSGDRYRASAILDAQRDLYRSEAFRLVLIDTLTPLAAGRDSVLDLRVAVAEARTRAARVGLGWATQDCIRMQGRITDRGFLGVGRRVELSARASKIGVGAPADFAPALCSGALRIDPFSEKLNYYVGSTLSNTRLFGWPVQPLLTVYSERRGEPFAYLRETSVGALVELSRQFTTRTAGTAGFQYENGKTITDPAVSCARFGQCRPEDFALSLFGRSVGIVSTSASHDRTNDPVNPSRGWRVRGDVRAGQTYSQLVKALTFYRGTGEASTYFRFAGGVIGTRIQMSRAFAPGAELVDGSPLIPQQERIFAGGQNSVRGYQQNLLGPLVYVVSGANVIDTVGANGERVVVVKDGARYDRAVPRGGTAMVVANLEWRRGFRFIAEQLQFAAFVDAGNVWETQSEGFRWGNLRATPGLGLRIVTPLGPFRVDVGYQPYEPRAGRALFFTSGDNKGTTGEILCASPRDISDSRAIDIFDCPSTYRPPTGRGVLSRLTFHFGLGQAF